AATTGTTAAAGTACCTGGTTTACAGCGTTTGACATTCACAAGTATTCCTTGCGCCCCTTCGACCTCCAAATCTTCTACGTAGCCTTTGAGAGCCACTTTCGCATCAGCAGAACTCAAAAATGGACCGAAGTAGTAGGTACAACGGGGATTTTGCGTCACAATTTCCACCCACCAAGCTAGGCCTAGGTTGTGGAATGTGTTAATCAATGATTCCTTCAGGTGATTCCAAATTGTTTGCATGGTTGTAGCCGATTTATCAATGTGGTACTGAATATTAAAGGAAAGGATATCGTATCGTTTTTTCTTTTACATTTCTTTATACTCTGTTACGGTCTTTTTTTAAAGGGGTTTTGGTAATTTATCTAGGTACAAAGTGTTTAACGACCGTTGGCGATAGATTTCATAAAGCGCCATACCCGCCGCCACTGAAGCGTTGAGACTAGGAGTTTTGCCCAGCAGGGGTATTGAGACCAAGACATCGCACGAGCGCTGTGTGAGCATACTCAGTCCTTCGCCTTCCGAACCGATAACCAGAACAATGGGGCCACTAAATTTCACTGTATGCAGGGGTTCGCTGCCTGTGGTAGCAGTACCATAAATCCAGAAGCCAGCTTCCTTCAATTCTTCTAAGGCGCGGCTGAGGTTGACTACTCTGGCTACAGAAAAGTTTTCTAAAGCACCTGCGGCCACTTTCATCACAGTAGAAGTGATTCCTGATGCCCTTCTTTGAGGGATCACCAGTCCCTGAGCGCCTATGGCTTCAGCAGTGCGAATAATTGCTCCCAAATTGTGGGGGTCAGTAATTCCCTCAGCTACCACAATTACAGGGTCAGTCACAGATTTCGCTTGTGCAATTAAATCAGACAACTCCATGTAGTCGTGGGGGGCTACTTGGGCTGCGATCCCTTGGTGATTAGCCCGGTCGGTGATTTGGTCTAAGCGTTTTGGCTCAACTTCATCAATGACTGTGCCATTTTCCTTGGCTTGCAGCAGTAAATGATGGAAGCGATGGTCGTAACGCAGACGAGTAGTAATCCAGATGCGGTTTAGTCCCCGTTCACCTTCTAAAGCGCTTAAAACTGGATGGCGACCGTAAATTAAATCGCTATCTTCTGGGGGTTTTGAGGCTACTGGGGATACATGGGGATCAATGCGATGTGGGCTTGTGCCTCTGGACACAGGCTTTTTATCGCGCTCGCCGACGCGGGGACTGCGAATAGAACTAGGAATAATCCGCTTACCCTTCAATTTGAGGGATTGACCACGATTAGGTTCGCTAGGAGTTTGGATTTTCCTGGGTTTACTTGTCATATAAATTTTGGGTATAGTTTATTGGGTGGACGTTGTGATTCTGTGAATTTACTGAACCCCCAAGTGCTGACTTTCCTGTCCTGAGATTGAGTCACGCACTATTTCTCTAGATGGAGTTTTTGCAACAATTCGGTTAAGCGTGGGAAATCGGTGAGATAAAGGTAGCCAATTAAAGTTTCTAAACTTGTTGCCTGTTGATAGATTTTGGGATCAACTCGCTTAGGTCGTCCTGAAGCGGCATTACGCCCTCGACGGACAATTTCTAATTCGGCTGGACTCAGATGCGGAGTAAGCGATCGCAAATGAAGCGCTTGTGTTTCGGCTCTTACCTGTGCTACTACCAAACAATGGTAGGTTTTTGTCTGTTGTATAGGCAACAGATAGAACATCCTAACATACAATTCATAAATTGCGTCACCTATATAGGCTAAAGCCAAAGGCGACATTTGTTGTATTTGTGATGGAGAAATATCTAGAGGTAATGTCCCGGTGGTTGCCAACAATGCTTGATGCCAAGACGAATCCGGTGTGAGTGTTTCATCTTGTCCATCTAATAGCTCTTTTTCCTGTGATGTCACAAATTCATCATTCCTTAACCGGCTATAGTTGGCAGGCATCTTCAGAGATTTTTTATTTGTTATTTCTGAAACCAGCCATGTTGGTACACCTGTTCCTCATCAAAACTGTCAAATATTATTTCTTAATTTTAACCTTTTTTGATTGGTAGTTTACCTTGAGCAGCAATCAAGTGTATCAGATAATCAAGCTATTTGACTAACTTAACCAGCTTTTTATATTAAATTTTAACTAATTTTTAAACCTCTCTCGCCAGGAGAGAGGTTTTTTTGTCAGCGTTTCTATAAATTAAGCTACCCAGATATAATTTCAG
The window above is part of the Nodularia spumigena CCY9414 genome. Proteins encoded here:
- a CDS encoding Mini-ribonuclease 3; this encodes MPANYSRLRNDEFVTSQEKELLDGQDETLTPDSSWHQALLATTGTLPLDISPSQIQQMSPLALAYIGDAIYELYVRMFYLLPIQQTKTYHCLVVAQVRAETQALHLRSLTPHLSPAELEIVRRGRNAASGRPKRVDPKIYQQATSLETLIGYLYLTDFPRLTELLQKLHLEK
- a CDS encoding DUF1816 domain-containing protein; translated protein: MQTIWNHLKESLINTFHNLGLAWWVEIVTQNPRCTYYFGPFLSSADAKVALKGYVEDLEVEGAQGILVNVKRCKPGTLTIAEDLGERIDRKVKPAFSGQI
- the rlmB gene encoding 23S rRNA (guanosine(2251)-2'-O)-methyltransferase RlmB, yielding MTSKPRKIQTPSEPNRGQSLKLKGKRIIPSSIRSPRVGERDKKPVSRGTSPHRIDPHVSPVASKPPEDSDLIYGRHPVLSALEGERGLNRIWITTRLRYDHRFHHLLLQAKENGTVIDEVEPKRLDQITDRANHQGIAAQVAPHDYMELSDLIAQAKSVTDPVIVVAEGITDPHNLGAIIRTAEAIGAQGLVIPQRRASGITSTVMKVAAGALENFSVARVVNLSRALEELKEAGFWIYGTATTGSEPLHTVKFSGPIVLVIGSEGEGLSMLTQRSCDVLVSIPLLGKTPSLNASVAAGMALYEIYRQRSLNTLYLDKLPKPL